Below is a genomic region from Terriglobales bacterium.
TACGGCTCGTCGAGCAAGGCGCCGTTCAGCAGCACCCGTCCGGCCACCACCTGCACCCGGTCCCCCGGTACGCCGATCACGCGCTTGATGTAGCTTTTCGAGGGATCGCGCGGATACCGGAACACCACGATGTCCCCGCGATGGATGGCCTCCAGCCGGTACACGAACTTGTTGATGAAGATGCGCTGCTGGTCTTCCAGGCTGGGCAGCATGCTGTTGCCTTCCACCTTCACCGGCTGGTACAGGAACAGGATGATGAAGGCGGCAATGCCGCAGGCCATCAGGAGATCGCGTACCCAGGTGCGCCAGATGGATTTCGGCGCCGTCGCCGACTGGGCTTCCGAATGGCCGCCTTCTTGGGTCATGGGTTCCGCTTGATTTTAGATGAATTCGCCGGCACAAAGGTAATCCCGGCAGGCCTGTCCTTTTGGTAACCGTTCAGCTTCCGCTTTCATCTAAGCCTGCAGTACAATGACCGTTTGGAGCCCCTCATGCGACGTGTCCTGACGCTTGCTTTTGTGG
It encodes:
- the lepB gene encoding signal peptidase I, producing the protein MTQEGGHSEAQSATAPKSIWRTWVRDLLMACGIAAFIILFLYQPVKVEGNSMLPSLEDQQRIFINKFVYRLEAIHRGDIVVFRYPRDPSKSYIKRVIGVPGDRVQVVAGRVLLNGALLDEPYVPKQYWDFRSYPEVLVPPRAYYVLGDHRLMSNDSREFGPVTEDQIYGKAVFVYWPVARLGALH